One Microbacterium esteraromaticum genomic window carries:
- a CDS encoding purine-nucleoside phosphorylase — translation MRDTTLNPLDDPTADPFAVAADAAADIARLTGVDHHDIALTLGSGWGKAAELIGETVATIPATEVTGFSKPALEGHVGTLRSIRTPGGRNVLVIGARTHYYEDHGVRRVVHSVRTAAATGAKTMVLTNGAGGIRETWKPGQPVLISDHINLTADSPLEGATFIDLTDLYSARLRDIARSIDPTLDEGVYTQFRGPHYETPAEVQMAKAIGGHIVGMSTALEAIAARQAGMEILGFSLITNLAAGIQKTPLSHEEVIEAGREAEPIISALLARVIEAL, via the coding sequence ATGCGTGACACCACCCTGAACCCCCTGGATGACCCGACGGCCGACCCGTTCGCCGTCGCTGCCGACGCGGCCGCCGACATCGCCCGTCTGACCGGGGTCGACCACCACGACATCGCCCTGACCCTCGGCTCCGGCTGGGGGAAGGCCGCCGAGCTGATCGGCGAGACCGTCGCGACCATCCCGGCCACCGAGGTGACCGGCTTCTCCAAGCCCGCTCTCGAAGGCCACGTCGGCACGCTGCGCAGCATCCGCACCCCCGGTGGCAGGAACGTGCTCGTCATCGGCGCCCGCACCCACTACTACGAAGACCACGGCGTCCGCCGCGTCGTGCACTCGGTGCGCACAGCGGCTGCGACGGGGGCGAAGACCATGGTCCTCACCAACGGCGCCGGCGGCATCCGCGAGACGTGGAAGCCAGGACAGCCCGTCCTGATCAGCGATCACATCAACCTCACCGCCGACTCCCCGCTCGAGGGCGCGACGTTCATCGATCTCACCGACCTGTATTCGGCCCGCCTGCGCGACATCGCCCGCAGCATCGACCCCACGCTCGACGAGGGCGTGTACACCCAGTTCCGCGGGCCCCACTACGAGACCCCGGCCGAGGTGCAGATGGCGAAGGCCATCGGCGGCCACATCGTGGGCATGTCGACCGCGCTCGAGGCGATCGCGGCCCGCCAGGCCGGGATGGAGATCCTCGGCTTCTCGCTCATCACCAACCTGGCCGCCGGCATCCAGAAGACTCCGCTCAGCCATGAGGAGGTCATCGAGGCCGGCCGCGAAGCCGAGCCGATCATCTCGGCGCTGCTTGCCCGCGTGATCGAGGCGCTGTGA
- a CDS encoding phospho-sugar mutase, producing MSERLSQARAWLRQDPDAETRDELAGIITRAASGDRAAVADLEDRFSTRLAFGTAGLRGELGAGSNRMNRVLVAQAAAGFAGYLLQRRGDRPTVVIGYDGRRNSRRFALDSAEILAGAGLRAVLLPRLLPTPVLAFAVRHLQADAGIMVTASHNPPNDNGYKVYLGGEDGGSQIVAPADAEIAAHIQSVADAGDVGLLPRSDAYELAGEDVVEAYIAETAAVAPAPFGVQEMRWVYTAMHGVGWETFSRVLKAAGYPAPRIVDAQRDPDPTFRTVSFPNPEEPGAMDLALARAKEADAEFVIANDPDADRLAVAIPDAGAEGGWRRLTGNEVGLLLGWRAARAAQGAAGASLACSLVSSPGLGAVAERYGLDFHETLTGFKWISRAPGMVFGFEEALGYLVNPGTVRDKDGISAAIALLGLAAEARVRESSIAGLLEELGAEIGHFASGQVSVRVEDLALIAGTMASLRAQPPASFGERVVVASEDLAAGASGVPAGDVLRYRLADGSRVIVRPSGTEPKLKVYIDARGDSKDDAAAAVSALEIAVRDLLAERR from the coding sequence GTGAGCGAGCGGCTCTCCCAGGCGCGCGCCTGGCTGCGACAGGATCCGGACGCCGAGACCCGCGACGAGCTCGCCGGCATCATCACCCGCGCCGCGAGCGGCGACCGCGCCGCCGTCGCCGATCTCGAGGATCGCTTCAGCACGCGGCTCGCATTCGGCACCGCGGGGCTCCGCGGCGAACTCGGTGCAGGCAGCAACCGGATGAACCGGGTGCTCGTCGCACAGGCCGCCGCCGGCTTCGCCGGCTATCTGCTGCAGCGTCGTGGTGACCGCCCGACGGTCGTGATCGGATATGACGGCCGACGCAACTCCCGTCGCTTCGCCCTCGACTCGGCCGAGATCCTCGCAGGTGCGGGGCTGCGTGCCGTCCTGCTGCCGCGCCTGCTGCCGACGCCCGTGCTCGCGTTCGCCGTGCGGCATCTGCAGGCGGACGCCGGGATCATGGTGACTGCGAGCCACAACCCTCCGAACGACAACGGGTACAAGGTGTACCTCGGCGGCGAGGACGGCGGATCGCAGATCGTCGCTCCGGCGGATGCCGAGATCGCCGCGCACATCCAGAGCGTCGCCGACGCGGGCGACGTGGGCCTGCTGCCCCGATCGGATGCGTATGAGCTGGCCGGAGAGGACGTCGTCGAGGCGTACATCGCGGAGACCGCCGCGGTGGCGCCCGCGCCTTTCGGCGTGCAGGAGATGCGCTGGGTGTACACCGCGATGCACGGCGTGGGCTGGGAGACGTTCTCGCGGGTGCTGAAGGCCGCGGGCTACCCCGCGCCGCGGATCGTCGACGCACAGCGCGACCCCGACCCGACGTTCCGCACGGTGTCGTTCCCGAACCCGGAGGAGCCGGGGGCGATGGATCTCGCGCTGGCGAGGGCGAAGGAGGCGGATGCGGAGTTCGTCATCGCGAACGATCCCGATGCCGACCGGCTCGCGGTCGCGATCCCGGATGCGGGAGCCGAAGGCGGCTGGCGTCGCCTGACCGGCAACGAGGTCGGGCTGCTGCTCGGCTGGCGCGCGGCGCGCGCCGCGCAGGGAGCCGCAGGGGCATCCCTCGCGTGCTCGCTGGTCTCCTCCCCCGGCCTCGGGGCGGTCGCCGAGCGCTACGGGCTCGACTTCCACGAGACGCTCACCGGCTTCAAGTGGATCTCGCGCGCGCCCGGTATGGTGTTCGGCTTCGAGGAGGCGCTCGGGTACCTGGTCAATCCGGGCACCGTGCGCGACAAGGACGGCATCTCAGCGGCGATCGCCCTGCTCGGCCTCGCCGCGGAGGCGCGTGTGCGCGAGAGCAGCATCGCAGGGCTGCTCGAGGAGCTGGGCGCGGAGATCGGCCACTTCGCGAGCGGCCAGGTGTCGGTGCGGGTCGAGGACCTGGCCCTGATCGCCGGCACGATGGCGTCGCTGCGCGCGCAGCCGCCGGCGTCGTTCGGAGAACGCGTCGTCGTCGCATCCGAGGATCTCGCCGCGGGCGCCTCCGGCGTACCGGCGGGCGACGTGCTGCGCTATCGTCTCGCCGACGGCTCGCGTGTCATCGTGCGCCCCAGCGGCACCGAGCCCAAGCTCAAGGTGTACATCGACGCACGCGGCGACAGCAAGGACGACGCTGCCGCGGCGGTCAGCGCGCTCGAGATCGCTGTGCGGGATCTGCTGGCAGAGCGACGCTGA
- a CDS encoding TSUP family transporter translates to MLALTAAATIVAAVIQRVTGLAFVLVLIGPIVLAYGPVEGVTIAVFLAVIASVFAVPGAWRDVDWPRTLWLLGAGLAAAPLGALTSAVLPETALLFLIGAMGVVALSAQRLGAVARRLRGRPGAIGAGALAGFMHASSGLSGPALASFALGDDWPQRRFAASAQVVFLGYGLVSVALRGLPEAPPVELAVLGVCTAGGILLGAVAARRVPTALARRVMLLCAWAGTLVMLWRATASLLS, encoded by the coding sequence GTGCTGGCGCTCACAGCGGCGGCGACGATCGTCGCAGCCGTGATCCAGCGCGTGACCGGGCTCGCCTTCGTGCTCGTGCTGATCGGTCCGATCGTGCTCGCGTACGGCCCGGTGGAGGGCGTGACGATCGCCGTGTTCCTCGCGGTGATCGCCTCGGTCTTCGCGGTACCAGGCGCATGGCGGGATGTGGACTGGCCCCGCACGCTGTGGCTGCTCGGGGCCGGCCTCGCCGCCGCTCCGCTCGGTGCGCTCACGTCGGCGGTGCTCCCTGAGACGGCGCTGCTGTTCCTCATCGGCGCCATGGGCGTGGTCGCGCTCAGCGCGCAGCGTCTCGGCGCCGTGGCACGCCGCCTGCGCGGTCGCCCCGGTGCGATCGGCGCCGGCGCGCTGGCCGGGTTCATGCACGCGTCGAGCGGTCTGTCCGGTCCGGCGCTGGCGTCATTCGCCCTGGGCGATGACTGGCCGCAACGGCGCTTTGCGGCGAGCGCGCAGGTTGTCTTCCTCGGCTACGGCCTGGTATCCGTCGCGCTGCGCGGCCTGCCGGAGGCCCCGCCTGTCGAGCTGGCAGTTCTCGGCGTGTGCACCGCAGGGGGCATCCTGCTCGGCGCCGTCGCGGCGCGGCGCGTGCCGACTGCGCTGGCGCGACGGGTGATGCTGCTGTGCGCCTGGGCCGGCACGCTCGTGATGCTCTGGCGTGCGACTGCGTCTCTTCTCTCCTGA
- a CDS encoding flavin-containing monooxygenase: MKRYAVIGAGPSGLAAARALQQRGIRIDGYEASSGVGGLWDIDNPRSTMYESAHLISSRTTTEFSEFPMRSEVDYPGHRVLKRYFDAYADEFALRELFRFDTRVTGLHPHHDGGWMLHAEGQDARRYDGVILANGTLAEPNVPAFAGSFSGEIMHTSAYKRAQQLTGRRVLIIGAGNSGCDIAVDAVHHAASVDMSVRRGYYFVPRYLLGRPSDTLNQGRPLPARIKQFVDTRVLRAFTGDPVRFGFPKPDYRIYESHPIVNTLILNHLGQGDLRIRADVDRFDGRTVHFRDGSSGDYDLVLLATGYTLDYPFVDREHLHWRKASPNLFLNVFPPSFNGLYVMGMIEASGIGWQGRFEQARLLAAYLAADEQTASAFRARVTGRPWPDTTGGYRYLGLDRMSYYVNKDAYRTALRAELRTLEG; encoded by the coding sequence ATGAAGAGATACGCCGTCATCGGCGCAGGTCCCTCGGGACTCGCAGCCGCGCGCGCCCTTCAGCAGAGGGGCATCCGGATCGATGGGTACGAGGCGTCGTCAGGCGTCGGCGGACTATGGGACATCGACAATCCGCGCAGCACGATGTACGAGTCCGCGCATCTCATCTCGTCGCGCACGACGACCGAGTTCAGCGAGTTCCCGATGCGCTCGGAGGTCGACTATCCCGGCCACCGCGTGCTGAAGCGGTACTTCGACGCCTACGCCGACGAGTTCGCGCTGCGCGAGCTGTTCCGCTTCGACACAAGGGTCACCGGGCTCCACCCGCACCACGATGGCGGCTGGATGCTGCACGCCGAGGGCCAGGACGCCCGCCGCTACGACGGGGTGATCCTCGCCAACGGCACGCTCGCCGAGCCCAACGTCCCCGCCTTCGCCGGCAGCTTCTCCGGCGAGATCATGCACACCAGCGCGTACAAGCGCGCGCAGCAGCTCACCGGTAGGCGAGTGCTCATCATCGGCGCGGGCAACTCGGGGTGCGACATCGCCGTCGACGCGGTGCACCATGCCGCCTCCGTCGACATGAGCGTGCGGCGCGGGTACTACTTCGTGCCGCGCTATCTTCTCGGCCGTCCCAGCGACACGCTCAACCAGGGGCGACCCCTTCCGGCGCGCATCAAGCAGTTCGTCGACACCAGGGTGCTCAGAGCATTCACCGGCGACCCGGTGCGGTTCGGCTTCCCGAAGCCGGACTACCGCATCTACGAGTCCCATCCGATCGTGAACACTCTGATCCTCAACCATCTCGGTCAGGGCGATCTGCGCATCCGCGCCGACGTCGACCGCTTCGACGGGCGCACCGTCCATTTCCGCGACGGTTCCTCCGGCGATTACGACCTCGTCCTGCTCGCCACCGGCTACACGCTCGACTACCCGTTCGTCGACCGCGAGCATCTGCACTGGCGGAAGGCATCACCCAACCTGTTCCTCAACGTCTTCCCTCCGTCCTTCAACGGGCTGTACGTGATGGGCATGATCGAGGCATCCGGGATCGGCTGGCAGGGCAGGTTCGAACAGGCCCGGCTGCTGGCCGCGTACCTCGCGGCCGACGAGCAGACGGCATCGGCGTTCCGCGCCCGCGTGACGGGCCGGCCCTGGCCCGACACCACCGGGGGCTATCGCTATCTGGGCCTTGATCGGATGTCGTACTACGTCAACAAGGACGCCTATCGCACGGCGCTGCGCGCTGAGCTTCGCACTCTGGAGGGCTGA
- a CDS encoding bile acid:sodium symporter family protein translates to MDFDDLVLNFTPGTLLILNVVLGLIMFGIALDTKPADFRVVLRHPKPFVIAILAQLLVLPAVTFGLTLVLPVTASMALGMIVVACCPPGNISQVLTHRAGGNVALSVSMTAVGNLLYIFAMPLSIAFWGSLHPTGRDLLRTVALNPWQMLLEIVLIVGLPFAAGLLMRAWLPVFAERVQPFVRWFSLLALVGFIVGALAGNWAVFLSVIGTVLVVVAVHDAVALGIGYGTAYLGGLGTRERKAMTFEVGIRNAGLGLGLIFAFFGGLGGMAVVAGWWGVWDIIAGLVVATLWARHSRRRTGSAHDAASRHPSPDAAEGAAS, encoded by the coding sequence ATGGACTTCGACGACCTCGTGCTGAACTTCACCCCTGGCACGCTGCTCATCCTCAACGTGGTGCTCGGACTGATCATGTTCGGCATCGCCCTCGACACGAAGCCCGCCGACTTCCGCGTCGTGCTGCGGCATCCGAAACCGTTCGTCATCGCGATCCTCGCCCAGCTGCTCGTCCTGCCCGCGGTCACGTTCGGCCTCACGCTCGTGCTGCCGGTGACCGCGTCGATGGCGCTCGGCATGATCGTCGTGGCCTGCTGCCCGCCCGGCAACATCTCTCAGGTGCTCACCCACCGTGCCGGTGGCAACGTCGCCCTGTCGGTGTCGATGACCGCCGTGGGCAACCTGCTCTACATCTTCGCCATGCCGCTCAGCATCGCGTTCTGGGGTTCACTGCATCCCACCGGCCGCGACCTGCTGCGCACCGTCGCTCTGAACCCCTGGCAGATGCTGCTCGAGATCGTTCTCATCGTCGGTCTGCCCTTCGCCGCCGGCCTGCTGATGCGCGCCTGGCTTCCCGTCTTCGCCGAGCGGGTCCAGCCGTTCGTGCGGTGGTTCAGTCTTCTCGCGCTGGTCGGATTCATCGTCGGGGCGCTGGCCGGGAACTGGGCCGTGTTCCTCAGCGTGATCGGCACCGTGCTCGTCGTCGTCGCGGTGCACGACGCTGTCGCCCTCGGCATCGGCTACGGGACGGCATACCTCGGTGGCCTCGGAACCAGGGAGCGCAAGGCGATGACCTTCGAGGTCGGGATCCGCAATGCCGGGCTGGGGCTCGGCCTGATCTTCGCGTTCTTCGGCGGGCTCGGCGGCATGGCCGTCGTGGCCGGCTGGTGGGGTGTCTGGGACATCATCGCCGGCCTGGTCGTGGCCACCCTGTGGGCACGGCATTCGCGGCGGCGCACCGGATCGGCGCACGACGCGGCGTCTCGGCACCCGTCGCCGGATGCCGCTGAGGGTGCCGCATCGTGA
- a CDS encoding SDR family oxidoreductase, whose translation MSRVLVTGGSGFLGSHVTALLVAHPDIELVVSGDLRDSSIAGVLSARFDVTDADSLAPVLIEHRIDTVVHLAAIVNPGRDVDLEYRVDVEGTRHVLDACLATGVRRLVVSSSGAAYGYHADSPEWLDESDPVRGNDEFPYSRHKRLVEEMLAEARAEHPELEQVVFRIGTILGPTVRNQITALWDGRRLLRIAGSASPFVFVWVDDVAAAMVRAATDGPSGIFNVAGVGRMTVPEIAQRLGKPTLTVPAWALAAALRAGRMLRLTEHGPEKVRFLRHRPVLDSTRLIEEFGYTPRFSTREAFEEYLRTHPDVPRR comes from the coding sequence GTGAGCCGCGTGCTGGTGACCGGCGGATCCGGGTTCCTCGGCTCGCACGTCACGGCTCTGCTCGTGGCGCATCCCGACATCGAGCTGGTCGTCAGCGGGGATCTTCGCGACTCCTCGATCGCCGGTGTGCTCTCCGCGCGATTCGACGTGACGGATGCCGATTCCCTCGCGCCGGTGCTGATCGAGCACCGCATCGACACCGTGGTACATCTCGCGGCGATCGTGAACCCGGGGCGCGACGTCGATCTCGAGTACCGCGTCGACGTCGAGGGCACCCGTCATGTGCTCGACGCGTGTCTGGCCACCGGAGTTCGGCGGCTCGTGGTCTCCAGCTCCGGCGCGGCATACGGCTATCACGCCGACAGCCCCGAGTGGCTGGACGAGAGCGACCCCGTCCGTGGCAACGACGAGTTCCCCTACTCCCGGCACAAGAGGCTGGTCGAGGAGATGCTCGCTGAGGCTCGCGCAGAGCATCCCGAGCTGGAGCAGGTCGTGTTCCGCATCGGGACCATCCTCGGCCCGACGGTGCGCAATCAGATCACGGCCCTGTGGGATGGCCGGCGACTGCTGCGCATCGCGGGATCAGCCTCCCCTTTCGTGTTCGTCTGGGTAGACGACGTCGCCGCGGCGATGGTGCGCGCGGCGACCGACGGTCCGTCCGGGATCTTCAACGTCGCCGGCGTCGGCCGGATGACGGTACCGGAGATCGCGCAGCGGCTGGGCAAGCCGACGCTGACCGTGCCCGCGTGGGCTCTCGCCGCCGCGCTGCGGGCGGGTCGGATGCTGAGGCTCACCGAGCACGGCCCCGAGAAGGTGCGCTTCCTGCGCCACCGCCCCGTTCTCGACAGCACGCGGCTCATCGAGGAGTTCGGGTACACCCCGCGCTTCAGCACGCGGGAGGCGTTCGAGGAGTATCTGCGAACGCATCCCGACGTCCCGCGCCGATAG
- a CDS encoding alpha/beta hydrolase — protein MPVTRAKRIIRRSLWALVALVVLVVAATLIWTQVGVMTAERGPLAEAQENPALTIEQAPEGIVLTPADGRSEVGLVFIPGAKVQPEGYIATLQDLAAEHGVTVVITRPWLNLAFFDPRGLDAFTSAAPEIESWIVGGHSLGGVRACQLAPDARALALFASYCANDLSGSGMPVLSLSGSEDGLSTPEKIADARHLLPADADLVEIDGASHASFGAYGPQAGDGTPSISGDDARARITELVGALAVRLR, from the coding sequence ATGCCCGTCACGCGCGCAAAGCGCATCATCCGCAGGAGCCTGTGGGCACTCGTCGCGCTCGTGGTGCTGGTCGTCGCCGCGACCCTCATCTGGACCCAGGTCGGCGTGATGACCGCTGAGCGAGGTCCCCTGGCCGAGGCGCAGGAGAACCCCGCGCTCACGATCGAGCAGGCGCCGGAGGGGATCGTCCTGACCCCCGCCGACGGCCGCTCCGAGGTGGGCCTGGTCTTCATCCCCGGCGCGAAGGTGCAGCCGGAGGGGTACATCGCCACCCTGCAGGATCTCGCCGCCGAACACGGCGTCACGGTGGTGATCACGCGGCCCTGGCTGAATCTGGCGTTCTTCGACCCCCGCGGACTGGACGCCTTCACCTCGGCGGCCCCCGAGATCGAGTCGTGGATCGTCGGAGGGCACTCGCTGGGCGGGGTGCGCGCGTGCCAGCTGGCACCGGATGCCCGTGCGCTGGCTCTGTTCGCCTCCTACTGCGCGAACGATCTGTCCGGTTCGGGTATGCCCGTCCTAAGTCTGTCGGGAAGCGAGGACGGACTCTCGACGCCCGAGAAGATCGCCGACGCCAGGCATCTGCTTCCCGCGGACGCGGATCTGGTCGAGATCGACGGCGCATCGCATGCGTCCTTCGGGGCGTACGGCCCCCAGGCCGGCGACGGGACGCCATCGATCTCCGGCGATGACGCACGAGCCCGGATCACGGAGCTCGTCGGTGCGCTCGCGGTGAGGCTGCGCTGA